tccccttcgcctcccccgcctccacctcctccagcccccccagccccacctgccccccgATTCGACATCTATGACCCCTTCCACCCCACCGACGAGGCCTATTCCCCACCACCTGCTCCGGAGCAGAAGTACGACCCCTTCGAGCCCACTGGCTCCAACCCCAGCTCATCAGCGGGGACTCCTTCacccgaggaggaggaggaggaagaggaggaagaggaggaagaggaggaagaagaggaagaagaggaggaggaaggcttgTCCCAGAGCATCAGCCGCATCTCCGAGACCCTGGCGGGCATCTACGATGACAACAGTCTGAGCCAGGACTTCCCAGGTGATGAGAGCCCCCGCCcggacccccagcccccacaacCGACTCCGGCCCCTGGAACGCCTCCACAGGTGGACTCCACCCGGGTGGACGGAGCCACCCGCCGTCGCGTCTTCGTGGTGGGGACGGAGGCGGAGGCCTGTCGGGAAGGCAAGGTCTCTGTGGAGGTGGTGACGGCCGGCGGAGCCGCCATCCCGCCAACCCTGCTGCCACCGGCAGACTCCGAGATCGAGGAGGGCGAGATCGTCCAGCCGGAGGAGGAGCCCAGGGTGGCAGTCTCCCTCTTCCGGGCCGCTGGCCGGGCGGCGCGACCCCCTCCTGCAGCCTCAGCGCCCCCGGcggcccagcccccgcccccgccacctgCCCCCCGCGCCCCCGAGGGGGACGACTTCCTGTCTCTGCACGCCGAGTCAGACGGCGAGGGCGCCCTGCAGGTGGACCTGGGGGAGCCGGCGCCCGCCCCGCCGACCGCGGACACGCGCTGGGGCGGCCTGGACCTGCGCCGCAAGATCCTGACCCAGCGTCGGGAGCGCTACCGCCAGCGCTCGCCctccccggccgccgccgccgccgccgcccccgcggGCCCCCCCACCCGCAAGAAGTCGAGGCGGGAGCGCAAGCGGAGCGGCGGCGAGGCCAAGGAGGCCGCGTCGTCGTCGTCCAGCGCGCAGCCTGCCCCGCCGGCCCCGGCCTCCCCCTGGGACTCCAAGAAGCACCGCTCCCGGGACCGCAAGCCGGGCTCTCACGCGTCGTCGTCCGCCCGCCGCCGCTCGCGGTCCCGCTCCGCCCGCCGCCGCTCCCGCAGCACCGACCGCCGCCGCGGGGGCAGCCGCAGGTCGCGGTCCCGGGagaagcggcggcggcggcggcgctcggcctccccgcccccggccacATCCTCGTCGTCGTCCTCGAGGCGCGAGCGGCACCGTGGCAAGCACCGAGACGGCGGCGGcggcaagaagaagaagaagcggTCGCGGTCCCGGGGCGAGAAGCGGTCTGGGGACAGCGAGAAGACCCCGGTGCCCACCCAGCCGCCCTCCGGCTCCAGCTCCCTGGGCGGAGAGCGTGACAGCCGCCGCAGGGGGGCGGTGCCACCTTCCATCCAGGACCTCACGGACCACGATCTCTTCGCCATCAAGCGGACCATCACCGTGGGCCGGCCGGACAAGTCCGACCCCCGAGGCCCGTCGCCGGCCCCGGCCTCGTCGCCCAAGCGCGAGGTCCTGTACGACTCAGAGGGACTGAGTGCCGAGGAGCGGGGGGGCAAGAGCGGCGAGAAGGACCGGCGCCGCTCCGgggccgcctcctcctcctcttcctcccggGAGAAGGGATCACGGCGGAAGGCGCTGGATGGGGGGGATCGGGACCGGGACAGGGACAGAGATAGGGACAGGGACAGGTCATCCAAGAAGGCTCGGCCTCCCAAGGAGTCAGCGCCCTCCTCGGGGCCTCCGCCAAAGCCACCGGTCAGCAGCGGCTCCGGCTCGTCCTCCTCGTcgtgctcctcctcctcccggaAGGTGAAGCTGCAGTCTAAGGTGGCGGTGCTGATCCGCGAAGGCGTCAGCAGCACCACGCCGGCCAAGGAGGCCGCATCCGCTGGCCTGGGTTCCATCGGAGTCAAGTTCAGCCGCGACCGGGAGAGCCGCTCCCCTTTCCTCAAGCCCGACGAGCGGGCCCCTGCAGAGGTGGCCAAAGCAGCTCCGGGCAGCACCAAGCCCAAAAAGACCAAGGTCAAGGCCAAGGCTGGGGCCAAGAAAGCCAAGGGGACCAAGGGAAAGACCAAGCCATCCAAGACCAGGAAAAAGATCCGCGGCGGGGGCAGCGGTGGGGGCAGCGGCGGCCCTGCGACGCTGAAGAAGTCCAAGGCGGATAGCTGCAGCCAGGCAGCGGGGGCCAAGGGGGTGGAGGAGACTTCCTGGTCCGGGGAAGAGCGGGCGGCCAAGGCCCCTAGCACCCCGCCCCCTaaggcagcccctcccccccctgcaCTCACACCGGACTCCCAGACCGTGGACAGCAGCTGCAAGACCCCCGAGGTCTCCTTCCTTCCCGAGGAGGCCGCTGAGGAGGCTGGGGTCCGAGgcggggcagaggaggaggaggaggaagaggaggaggaggaggaagaggaggaggaggaagagcagcaGCCTGCCACCACCACGGCCACCAGCACGGCCGCAGCTGCCCCGAGCACTGCCCCTAGCGCGGGGTCCACAGCCGGTGACTCAGGGGCAGAGGATGGGCCGGCTACCCGTGTCTCCCAGCTGCCCACGCTGCCCCCGCCCATGCCCTGGAACCTGCCTGCTGGTGTGGACTGCACCACCAGCGGTGTCCTGGCCTGTGAGtgtgccctggggtggggggcgcgggctGGGACAGACAGGATTGGGGAGGACCAGGTCCTGTAGGGACAGGCTTGGAGGCAGTGGGGATGCTTTGGAGGGGGTGGGTGCACAGTGACCCAGACCGCGAGGGGCTTGGGTGGGTGAGGGCTGATGAGGGGCTGTCTAGAAGGCTGGTAGATGTCTGGCTGTGCTGGAGGAGAGCGGgcaggtgagtgggggggggggagagggggtggccAGCCCAGCACAGGCTGGAGGAGTGGGCCGTGTTCTGGGGTCCACCCGGAGGTGGACGAGGTTGGGTGTGGTGGAGGGACCAGGAAGAACAGGGTGAGCAGGGAGCGTTGTCCCTTAAGGGATAGCAATAGGGCACAGGGGGCTTGAGACAGAATCTCACCTTTGCCGCTGCCTCGTCCCTGAATGACCTGGCCCCATTTCCCCCCGGACCACACACATACCTCGAGTCCTGAGAATATGTGGGGTGCGGAGCCGTTCTCTCACTGGCCAAGGTCCCCTTTTCCCAGTTCTGAGCCCGAAACCTATGGTCTCTCCCCCGGGGGGAAGACGGCAGCAGGTGCCTAGGCGACCTCTTGTGTCAGCTCCTGATGTCCTTGTCCTCAACTCTCCGCCTGTTGCAGTGACTGCACTTCTCTTCAAGATGGAAGAAGCCAATCTGGCGAGCCGAGCAAAGGCCCAGGAGCTGATCCAGGCCACCAACCAGGTGGGCCCCTCTGGGGAAGAGTCCCCACAGTCCCTCTTCTCGTCCCCTGACTCTGATTAGGAGAGGAACTACGATTCTCAGCAGACCTTGGGACAAGGAAGGGGTCGGCAGGAGGAGGGACCTCTTGCCTCTGGGACAATTTGGAAATCAGGGTGGGAAGGATGGGGGTACatgttccctctttccctccccctccctttatTCATCCGCTCTGCAACCTCTTCCGACAGATCCTCAGCCACCGAAAGCCACCCTCCAGTCTGGGGGTGACCCCAGCTCCTGTGCCCACCTCTCTGGGTCTGCCCCCTGGCCCCTCCAGCTACCTGCTCCCTGGCAGCCTCCCCCTGGGGGGCTGCGgctctacccctcccacccccactgggCTGGCTGCAGCATCTGACAAGCGAGAGGGCAGCAGCAGCTCCGAGGGACGTGGGGACACAGACAAGGTGAGCTGGGTTTGGGAGAGGTGGGTTGATGGTGACAGTTTTGCAGATGCTGAAGTGCAGGGGCCCAAGGAGAATAGCAGACTGATGCCAACAGGTGGGAACTCAGATAAAACAGAAGTCGTTG
The Lynx canadensis isolate LIC74 chromosome E2, mLynCan4.pri.v2, whole genome shotgun sequence genome window above contains:
- the SCAF1 gene encoding splicing factor, arginine/serine-rich 19 encodes the protein MEEEDESRGKTEESGEDLGDGPPDRDPTLSPSAFILRAIQQAVGSSLQGDLPNDKDGSRCHGLRWRGCRSPRSEPRSQESGGTDTATVLDMAADSFLAGLVSVLDPPDTWVPSHLDLRPGESEDMLELVAEVRIGDRDPIPLLVPSLLPRLRAWRTGKTVSPQSHSSRPSCARHLLTLGTGDGGPAPPPAPSSASSSPSPSPSSSSPSPPPPPPPPAPPAPPAPRFDIYDPFHPTDEAYSPPPAPEQKYDPFEPTGSNPSSSAGTPSPEEEEEEEEEEEEEEEEEEEEEEEGLSQSISRISETLAGIYDDNSLSQDFPGDESPRPDPQPPQPTPAPGTPPQVDSTRVDGATRRRVFVVGTEAEACREGKVSVEVVTAGGAAIPPTLLPPADSEIEEGEIVQPEEEPRVAVSLFRAAGRAARPPPAASAPPAAQPPPPPPAPRAPEGDDFLSLHAESDGEGALQVDLGEPAPAPPTADTRWGGLDLRRKILTQRRERYRQRSPSPAAAAAAAPAGPPTRKKSRRERKRSGGEAKEAASSSSSAQPAPPAPASPWDSKKHRSRDRKPGSHASSSARRRSRSRSARRRSRSTDRRRGGSRRSRSREKRRRRRRSASPPPATSSSSSSRRERHRGKHRDGGGGKKKKKRSRSRGEKRSGDSEKTPVPTQPPSGSSSLGGERDSRRRGAVPPSIQDLTDHDLFAIKRTITVGRPDKSDPRGPSPAPASSPKREVLYDSEGLSAEERGGKSGEKDRRRSGAASSSSSSREKGSRRKALDGGDRDRDRDRDRDRDRSSKKARPPKESAPSSGPPPKPPVSSGSGSSSSSCSSSSRKVKLQSKVAVLIREGVSSTTPAKEAASAGLGSIGVKFSRDRESRSPFLKPDERAPAEVAKAAPGSTKPKKTKVKAKAGAKKAKGTKGKTKPSKTRKKIRGGGSGGGSGGPATLKKSKADSCSQAAGAKGVEETSWSGEERAAKAPSTPPPKAAPPPPALTPDSQTVDSSCKTPEVSFLPEEAAEEAGVRGGAEEEEEEEEEEEEEEEEEEQQPATTTATSTAAAAPSTAPSAGSTAGDSGAEDGPATRVSQLPTLPPPMPWNLPAGVDCTTSGVLALTALLFKMEEANLASRAKAQELIQATNQILSHRKPPSSLGVTPAPVPTSLGLPPGPSSYLLPGSLPLGGCGSTPPTPTGLAAASDKREGSSSSEGRGDTDKYLKKLHTQERAVEEVKLAIKPYYQKKDITKEEYKDILRKAVHKICHSKSGEINPVKVSNLVRAYVQRYRYFRKHGRKPGDPPGPPRPPKEPGPPDKGGPGLPLPPL